The DNA region TCTGCATGATCGCTGCTGCCCGCACACTCCAGCGCTGGAACACGATGCAGCAAAGCCTCAAAGCTTGCTTGGACCCCATGATGCACAAGATTATTCCTCTGCTCCCAGATTGCATATATCAAAGTCAGGCCATAGTTAATTACCTCTGGGTCATCGGTCTCAAATAACTGTTGAAAATAACTTGCGGGCTCGTCTCCTTCCCGGAATCTCAGGCTCAAAGGCGAAGCAAACCACCACCGAAGCACCACGGGACATTGGAACAGCACATGAACTATTGTCTCCTCTGACCCCAAGCAAAAAGGACAGCCCTCGTCAAGCTCCAATCCTCGCTTTCTCAAGGCTTGACGCACGGGTAAGATATCAAGCGTTGCCCGCCAAGCCACCTCCTTCACGCGTGGTAGAACCTGAGCCTTCCACAGAGATCGCCAGAAGCGTTTGTGTTGGCCACGTCCTCTTGCATCAGAATGTGAGGAAGGGGATGCCGCATTCTGGGATCGATGCTGCCGCACAAAATCATAACCAGTTTTGGTGGTGTAGGTCCCATCGGTTGTCAAGGGCCAAAAAAGGACATCCGGTAATGGACGCAATGGTAGAGGGATTGACATGATCTCCTTGGCTGTGGGGGGCCAGAAAACCAACTCAATGAGATCTCTATTCCATACCTGCACATTATCAACAAATAAATTTGACACAAAATTTAAGTTAGCAAGTTGTGCCATGTCTTCCCGATATATCAAAGGATATCCCCTTGGAAGCCAACTATCCTTCCAAATATCAATCTTTTTTCCATCACCAACGCACTACATGCTTAAAGTATTCAATTCTTTTTCATTCCAAAACTTATTTAATTCTTGCACTCATGAAATgttcattaaaaatattatcTCCTTTAAGGCTCCAATATCGTGACATTCATTCATAGGTAAGAATAATCATGTTCCTCACCCTTTTTCAACACCTTAAAACTATCCTCTCATGTTATTATATTACTGTCCATGAGATTCACATCAAGAGAAATGCTTAATCACTCCAAAGAACTCAAAGACCACGGTCACTTTCAAGGAGATCAAGGCTAGTTTCCTTAGAAATTAAACTTCAAGAAGATTTCTCCATCAAATTAATATTCCCAACACTCATATTAAAGAGACAAATGACGTCTCTACACAACCTGAACATCAactcaaagaaaataaaacatttatatatttaaaaagaaatttaCAAGTTACTTTAAGACTATTACatgaaaaactcaaaaaaaggAAGTATTTGGACCAATAAGTGAATTTGGGCTTTTAAATTGACCAACAAAGGACGTAGACTATTCTGAACTTGGAGCCTCTGAAACTTGGCAAAATGGACCTGCAGGTTTAAATTAAAAAGATTGCGCAAGaaccattgaccaaaaaaaaaatgattatagGATTGACTAGATTTTCGCTAGAACTTGACCAAGAACCTTTTCTCTTTGACCTCTAAACTGTGACCACCAAACCAAGGTTAGTAGATGGGGGATCTGAGACACTGAGACTTATGAATAAGATGTTAATGAGAGAGTGTGTGAACTAAATCTAAAAGATATTTGAAGTAAAGTTGCTTCTTTAagtgcttttttttttggttaaaagaCGAAGGTTAAAAGAGAATAAGAATTAAATTAAGACAAGTGCAATGATATGTTGTGAGAGATGTTGAATTTTGTTGAGGGTTTGTAGTGGTTGTTGAGGTTTTGTTGAGGATGAGGTGGAGGAGAGAAGTGTTGA from Lotus japonicus ecotype B-129 chromosome 2, LjGifu_v1.2 includes:
- the LOC130737009 gene encoding uncharacterized protein LOC130737009 gives rise to the protein MAQLANLNFVSNLFVDNVQVWNRDLIELVFWPPTAKEIMSIPLPLRPLPDVLFWPLTTDGTYTTKTGYDFVRQHRSQNAASPSSHSDARGRGQHKRFWRSLWKAQVLPRVKEVAWRATLDILPVRQALRKRGLELDEGCPFCLGSEETIVHVLFQCPVVLRWWFASPLSLRFREGDEPASYFQQLFETDDPEVINYGLTLIYAIWEQRNNLVHHGVQASFEALLHRVPALECAGSSDHAESSPTRVEELRITWRRPVGNTIKLNFDASWTAASEAGFGMIARNHNGEVMAAAALGFMSAPSALMAEALAFRWCVSLAKDLGFFRVVLETDCLQLFEAWKKNRPGDSYLFSLLNDCRDMVSLFTSFELSFVRRSGNSVADFLAKNSSKFSNVVWIEEVPQELDLLVTSDVLASMAL